In Falco naumanni isolate bFalNau1 chromosome 15, bFalNau1.pat, whole genome shotgun sequence, the DNA window gttcttacctcaaccctcgagttttacattcttttctgatcctcctccccatctctctgggtgagggggagtgagcaagcggctgcatggtgcttggttgccagctgggtttaaaccacaacattaAGTAAACTTTTACAGAACCATCTGGTTTCTCATCTACTTCTAACTTGATTTCAGACTTCACAGCATTCTAGAAATATGTAAGGACCCCAATGCACCCGAGCCTGAGCTGTCTTTAAGAAGTTTCTTCATGAAGTTTTTAACTTTTACCCtctccaattaaaaaaatgtatcaataTAGCtccaaaaattgttttcataatACAGTTTCAACAAGTTTGTACGtcacttaaaatgaaacaaaacaaaacaagaagtgaccgtgaaagacaaaaatcacTAGCAGCTCTTGCAGCCCTGGAACACGCTGTACGTGGCATCTCTCCAAGCACACTGAACGCGAAGGGTAGAACGACAACACTGTCGATGCTGCACGAATGAATGTATACAAAGTGTTTACTTGTCATCCACCCGCGAAAGACATAGTAATTCAAGGTGGCAATGATCTGACGCGACAGGAGCCTGTGCCTCAGAACTCCGGGCTGCAGGTTTGATTGCGGGGGAGGGAGAAGCGGCGCACGGGGGAGGGAGCGGCACCACGAAGGGGGATGGAAACTCCCCTCCCTGTTCTCGCACCTTAAGGGAGCGTTATGGGGACGGCCAGAGAGCTGGACCTTTGTTCGACTTCTCAGTCTGCACCGGGAGCGGGCTCGGCGGGCTCCCTGAGGCAGGGGCGCTGgagggggggctgcggggggcgcCCCCCGCCCTTGCTGCCGCCGGAGCGCTCGTACGgccgagccgtgccgtgccccaCGAAGGAGTGTGGTGAAGCCCAGGCGCCTCCTGCCGTGGCAGCCCTGCGGCGCGGCTGGAGGGGCTCTTACCAGGCAGGCTGTCACCTCCTGGTCGTCCTGCGAGGTGTGCGGCGGCCGCTTCTCCAGGCAGCACAGGTAGAACGCCGTGTCATAGCgccggccgccgcgcccggccctGCCGACGGGGGTCAGCCAGTTGCTCCACTCCTGCAGCGCCCAAATATTGGGGACGCAGCGCAGGTGCCGGCACAGCTGCAAGAAGCAGGCCGGGTCCCGCTGCACCCGGCGCCGCCACTCGCCCAGCTCCGCGGCCGGGGGCAGGCGCTCGGCTGGCAGCGGGGGTGCaggcccgccgcccgccgccggcccgcgccccggcaccagcagcaggattCCCGCCTCCTCGAAGGTTTCCCTGATAGCGCAGATGCGGAAGGCCACTTCCCCCGGCAGCGGCGAGCCCAGCCGCTCCCGGTCGGTGGCGAAGAGCGGGGCCCGCCTGctgccgggcggcggcggcctcACGCGGCCCAGCCCGTAccggggcgcggcgggcagcAGCGCCAGCCAGTCCGCGGAGAAATCCGCCGCCTCCGCCAGGCCCCCCGGGAAGACGTGGGCGCCGGGCGCGAAGCCGCTGCGGGGGCTccgctgcagcagcagcacctcatAGTCAATGGGGCCGAGCGGGGAGCGCGGCAGCGCCGGCGCGCCCGCCgccagcagcagcgtggccgcTTCCCTCCAGTGCCGCAGCTGCGGGTTCATCgtgaggggcggcggcggccgcttGCACCGCCGCCTGGGC includes these proteins:
- the NUDT19 gene encoding nucleoside diphosphate-linked moiety X motif 19; this encodes MNPQLRHWREAATLLLAAGAPALPRSPLGPIDYEVLLLQRSPRSGFAPGAHVFPGGLAEAADFSADWLALLPAAPRYGLGRVRPPPPGSRRAPLFATDRERLGSPLPGEVAFRICAIRETFEEAGILLLVPGRGPAAGGGPAPPLPAERLPPAAELGEWRRRVQRDPACFLQLCRHLRCVPNIWALQEWSNWLTPVGRAGRGGRRYDTAFYLCCLEKRPPHTSQDDQEVTACLWSSPPEAIERFKSQELWLVPPQFYELCRLCNFSSLSELHKFSSERALEGCERWMPVMLAASDGYIQLLPGDELYPEDPDYTGERKIIMSTEKTVDDLMKEGSVFHRIVIKNINNLAVYVNIQAKYKHKNPLMINSDCSNYNSRL